The Mustela nigripes isolate SB6536 chromosome 8, MUSNIG.SB6536, whole genome shotgun sequence DNA segment AGGCCTTCTTTTCACCCTCACACTTGTCCCAGACAGGCCCTTGGCTGTGTGAACACGGAGAGGGCAGCAGCATAGTTGGACATCcccagtgggggcaggggtgcagaAAGCAAGGCCCGCAGGCCCTACCCCTGAATCCTGCTTCACCCTCTTCCTCAGAGCTGGCAGGCATCCATTCTGGCTCTGCGTCTCATTTCCAATTTGATGgttcaaaggaagaagagaaggaaggaagggagggaatgaGGGAGGGCCGGCGGATCACAACCAGTCAAAGCGGCTCCTCCTGGCCACCTTCTGATATTTGAGGACAGGACAATGAGACCCTTGCGGCTAGGAAATTTGAAGCCATCGTAattagaaggaaagaatgtccttGCGGTTGGCTGCTTGAAAAATACAGCTGTGTCCACatctggaggggagggtgggaggtgggggggcgggggggggggggccgggggggccacgggcggggggggggggggcgggggaggatgTGGAAGCTGAAAAGGCAGCCCAGCCCTTCCTGGGTaccccctcaccccttcctggacccctccccccacctccattgCCCCGAGGGGTCCCTGCCTGACCTGCCGCAGCACACCATCTGGCCACATGCTTCTCAAGATGGAGggatttttttctgggttttatgATGTTGGGCGGTATTTGTCAGCTTTTATGAAtgtagtgtttgttttgtttcagttctcATTTGAAGTCAGTGTTCCCTCTTGCcaccaaatcttgccattttcattttgcttttgttttgttaacgAGGCCCCAGTGGCTGGGGTAAAACCAAGGGCAGAGAAGTGGAATTCTGGTGGCAGGGCCACAGTGCTGACGGGCCACAGCCACAGGCAGGCAGGCCACAGGCAGGCCACAGGCCAGCACGGCCTGATGATCCTGTAAGGAGCAGGAAGACTGTAGGACAGTGTGGCCCCGGTTCCGCACACGCACGTCAGGGCCGCACAAACCACAACTACGTTCTGTGTGCTACCCACCAACCCACCCCGCCCCATGTGCAGACAAGCAGCACACACTCACAGGGCTCTCCCGTCTTTCTACGGCGCCTTGCGCTCCTCCTGTCTGGGTGAACGGGCATTGTGGCCCTGCCATGCCGCTGACTCTGACAAGCGGATTTCCCGCTTCTCCCAAAACACCACCCACAGTGCTGAGCCCCAAAATAGCAGAGTCCAGGGAGAGGCTCTTCCAGATGCTCTGGGGACTCCTCAGTGGCTGGCCGGAGGTGGCTTTGACATTCCGGCAGTGGCCACAGAAGGAAGTGGGAATTAAGGGCACTTGCTGAGGATCAAGACAGCTGGGAGGGGACCAGCTGGGAAAGGACGCGCCCATCCGGCCATCTAGGGTCAGACACAGTGACCCTGAGgcccaggcagagagccaggcaccCACACCACTCAGCAGGAGAGTGTCGCAGTATTGCCGGACGTGCTTCTGATGCTCATGACACTCCAGAAGCCCAGAGATGGCAAAGAAGTTTTGCCTCCAAACTCTGGCTGGAGAACCGTATGAGGCTGTGAGATGCTGGctgggtgagggggtgggggggctaccTTCCACAGGCACCCGCAGGTGATGTCCCTCACTCCCCACGCTGAACACCCCTGTGCCTTATGATAAGATCTAGGAGCAGCTCACTGCCACCAGTCCTTTCCATCCGTCCTCATGGTGGCAAAGTCAGCATGGACATCTTGGTGTCTTGGTTCCTCTCTCTCTAGCTGAGTATCCTCAAGTAGgtgacttaatctctctgagcccatttcctcctctgtaataATAACctctttgaggggtgcctgggtggctcagtgggataaagcctctgccttccgctcaggtcatgatcccaggatcctgggatcgagccccacatcgcatcgggctctctgctcagccgggagcctgcttccccatctctctctgcctgcctctctgcctacttgtgatctctgtctgtcaaataaataaataaaatcttaaaaaatatatttaaaaaaataacctctttGGTAAGGTGGCCATGTGATAGTGTGTGATTGATAAGAGATATACttgggaggcacctggggggctcagtgggttaagcctctgcctttggctcaggtcatgatctcaggatactgggactgagcccagcattgggctctctgctgggcggggagcctgcttccccctctctctctgcctgcctctctgcctacttgtgatctctgactgtcaaataaataaaatcttaaaaaaaaaaagagagagagatttagtcTTTCcgatgaccaaaatatatttctcgTATTTGTTAGATCTTTATCTACAGTTCCTTGCTGACAGCTTCCCAAATCCTTGGAATTCCTGGGGGGATAAGAGCAAGGGGAGCCTCTTGTGTTCTACTTGTTGTCTCATAAATTCCTGAAGCCTCTTCTGAGCCATGAAGGTGAAATGGGGTTCTTATTACTCATAACAAGGTCCTTTCCGTCACAGCTGGGTTTATGTTAAGCAGGTGACTTTTCGGAAAACACTTAAGGATGGGGGCCGGTTGCCAGGGAAACCACCCTCGAATAAAGGGGTGGAGCTTGCAGTCCCAGGCCATGacatgtggggtgggggagaagagctAAAGGCAGATTCAAGCATCAGCAGCCCACACTTTCATCATTTGTGCCTAGGTGGTGAAGCCTCCAGAAGGATGGGGTTCCGAGAGCTTCCCGGTTGGGGAACCGGAAGGCTTCCATGTGGCCTGGTGCAGAACTCCAACTTCCACAATGGCAGAAGCGCCTTTGTTTGGGACCTCACATTAGGTATCTCTCCCTGTGGCTGTTGATGGAtcgccttttttgtttttgtttttgttttgtttttaagtaatctctacacccagtgtggggctcgaacttacaaacccaaaatcaagagtggcaGCCTCTTCTGACTGAGCCTGTCAGGCGCCCCAACTGGTACCCTTTAATATCTTTTGACTTAAACCAGTCATCTAGTGAGTAAACAGGTTTCCTGAGTTCCGTGAGTCGCTCTAGGAAATTAGTGGAGCCCAAAGGGGGTTCGTGGGAACCTGATATAGAGCCAAGAGGAAGATATAGAGCCGAGAAGAACCTGATATAGAGCCAAAGGTTATTACCTTTGGACTCTCCCCTGAAGTGGGGGCGATCTTGGGGGGACTGAGCCCTTagcctgtggaatctgatgctatctcagGGTGGAGTGTTAGAATTGAGTGGAATTCTTGGACACCCTGTTGGGGTCTGGTTGCTTGTGGGGAAGCTTGAGCACACACACGCCCCACACGCATGCATCGGAACTGGGTCCAGGAACCCACTGAGGGGCTTCAGTGAGGGGTGCAGAATCCGGTGAGGGGGTCGCTAAGCCACTGTTCTGACCGTGGCGACTGGCTCCAACCTTGGCTCTCAGGACCTCACTTGTCCTTGCCTCCGTgagacatggattttttttttttttaatttaaagattttattcatttgtttgacagaatgaaagaaagagcacaagcagggggagcaggagagagagaagcaggctccctcctgaagaagggagcccgatgcagggctcgattccaggaccgtgggatcatgacctgagccgaaggcagtttcttaatgactgagccacccagggtggcCCGAGACATGGATTCTCCATGTGTCCACACCTTTGCTCAAGGCATTCTCCTGGCCTTGGTGCCCTCTCCACTGTCATAGTCCAGAGTCTTTCTGCCCGCCCGGCAGTCCTTCCTCAGCAAGCCCACGACTCTTGGCCCCTCCCTGCACAATGTCGGTATCTTTCCCCATATCCCCATCAGAGCCAGACCCTactgcctccctcccaggctcTTGAGGCCTCTGTGAATGTTCCTCTGTGAATGTTCTCCACTGCAGCCCTGGGAGAGCTCTGGACTGGGAGGAGGCAGGTGAGAAAACCAGCCTCGGGGAGAAAGTCCTGCCTTGGTGCATTCTCGTTCTTTCAGGGTCTCTACCTTgctgggggccaggaggggcAGCCATGACTGTGTCCCAGGAAGGGGCCCCTGCCCAGAAATCTGATACTCCCCACATCAGGACAGACTACAGCTGAAGGAGGCTCTACAAATGGGTTCTTCCCACTAGCCCATTTCACAGACCAGGACACAGAGGCCCACCTGGCACGGTCAAGTCTCAGTGCCAGCCCCCAGGCCGCAGATCCAGCACTGGAGGACGGGTCTCGGCCTTCTTGAGGCTCAAAGGTCACCGAGGACTTCCAGGGATAGAGAGCATGGTGAGCTGAGAGCACCTACCCCGTGCTGTAGGTGACAAGGGGCTGGGAGAACCAAGCTGGggtggccagggagggagggcttCCCTGAGGTGGTCATGCCCCACAGCACCTGAATTGACATGTCCCAAGCCAGTGGGAGGTTTCCCTCCAAAACCTGGCCCTCCCCGACACTCACCTGTCTGCCAATCAGTCACGAAGGTTTGTGGCTTCCACCTCCTCCTCTGTCACTCACCCCTAATGCAGGCTGGCTGCCATCCTTCTCCACTCAAATGAGTGCTTCTCTTcttgtctccttcttcctcccgaGAGCTGCCATCTCACTGGCACGTACCACCATGCTGAAAACTCTCAGAGGGCTCCTCATTGCCCTTCAGGGCAGGGACCACAGCCTCTACAGCCCTGCTCAGCCTCACAGTGCATACAGCCCCTCTTCCTTGCCatgccttctgcctctctctgcaccTGCACCATGGCACCTCAGGACTTTTGCACAGACTGTTCCCCAGATGGGCCTGGCTCATGCTACTCTTCCTCAGCCCCAAGCTACCTCCTCCCTTTCCATCCACCCCAGAGACCTGCTAATTCCTGGAAAGTCTGGAATCTGCTACCAAGCTCAGAGGGCCAGCCCTGGCCTGACAGAGCCCACCTGGACGGTTTATTGTTCTTGCACTCCGGCCATAGGCAGCTGCTGCCGAGTAGGTTCCAGATTCAGTGCTAAAAATACACCATAACCCAGACAGGAAGGGCCAGCGGGGACACAGCTGCTCCTGGGAGGAGCTGGCTGGAGTTGCGGGGGCGGTCTTCCCACCACAGTTGGGGGCCCATGTGCAGGAAGGGGGTTGGCACTGAGCTCCCAGCCCCTGAGGGAAAGCCCCCCTGATGGAGGAGGCCCAGGGTCTGAAAGGGGCAGGTTCAtgtcaaaaggaaaacacagcaaGGCCAGAGAGGCAGCTTAAGGAGCAGGGCTTGTTGTCACCTGGCCCAGGGACCACAGGCCCTCCTTCAGCTTCATCCTCAGCCCAAGAGGCCCAGCtggcacccctcaccccccaacccccacttcaGACCAGCAGCCACATAGACGTCAGGCTGCCTGCCCACATCTCtaggcccctgggaccatgggGAGTCCAGGGTTCCTTTCCGTAAATAACTGTCTGCAGGTGTCTGAGGCAAGAAGTGGAACGGCCCTGGGCCTGCAACTGACGGGAAGAGCCTGGACTGGTGATGGAGGTCTGCCTCAGGCTGTGCTGTACCTCCTActggggctcagtttccccctctgagAACAGCCAGGGTTCTGAGGAGGGAGCATCTGCCCTAAAATCCAGCCATTGTTCCCCTGGATGTCCCCACCTGTCCCAGCCTCCCGGGCTCCCCGGGGAATGtgcttctctgtctgtccctAAGCGAGGCGCCTGCCTTATCAGCTGCAATCAGAGGGGAGACAGATGCCCCTGTCCACAATGACAAACCCTCCTGTTAGCCCTGGCCTGACCCTGAGTGGAGGGCCTAGAGCTTGCTGGGTGCCTGGAGGCAGGAATACCCACTCTTCCCCACACGGGCATGAAACCTGACCTCCCGGGATGGCTTTCCTGCCTGGCAGGTGCCAGCCCTGGCATCTGCAGCCCTGCCTCCACCCAGATGGGATCTACTCCACTGGGCCCACCTCAAACATGACCTTGGCCTGCTTTGCTGGACAATGGGGGCCAtctaaaggggggggggagtcccACCACCCAAACTCTCTGCATGTTAATCCAATTCCCACTGTTATCAGACCAGACCTGTTCTCACTCTGGAGCCAAATGCACAGTGCCCTTTCATGCTTtcagcctcttcctctgcttctgtcccctgGGGACTCCTTGAGCCACTCCCTAGGGAACCCTTCTTAGCCCTCTGTTTTCTCAGGATCCACCTGAGATAACTCTGTCAGCTGGTTCTCAGCCTTTCCAGTCTCCTCGGGGGGCCTCAGTGCCCTGGTCCAGGGCATTCTTAGTCTTCTACAGTTACGTCCACACCTGAGCTCCCCATGTTGGTAAAGGCACATCTGTTTGGgcaccttcctcttcctcctatcCTCCAGTGTCCTGGCCACAGCGGCTTTGGCATGGCTGCACCCCACCGTTCCCGGGCCTCATCTCTGTGAGCTTCTCGCTGCCTTGCTCCTGAAGCCCTTTCTTGGCTCAGCTTCTAGAAgccctctccagcctccccaggcctccctggcCAGGTCTGCCTTCTCTGACTACTGAAtggtaagccacccaggcagggcCTCATCTGCCTCACACAGGCCCAAGACTACACAGGCCACTGGTGTACAGAGGACTGATATCCACAACTGGACTGCCTGGCCAATCTCTCCCCCAACACCACCCTTAGATTTCTCCAGGTGGAAGTCACACAGATGCCCCAAACTCAACAGGGCCATGAAGGGATTCCGTCCGCTCTCCTTTTCCCCAAGCGTTTTTTCATCTTGGTAAAAGCCACCACCATCCATCTGCCCTATGGCTCAGACCTTCAAGTCACCCTTGGTTGCTCTCTCACAGCTCCGTCCCATCAATGGGCAAAAGCGTCTCCcgcccttcccctatgctccagGCTCCACCCTGCCCAAGCCACCATTGTGCCTTGCAACCTCCCCTGCTCACTGATTCTTCAGTCTACTGTCCTTGCAGCAGCCACAGGGGTCTTTTAAAAGTGACAATCAAGCGTCACTTGCTCATCACTTGTTTGCAGAGGCTTCTCAGATCACCCCACCTGCAGTGATGGCTCACGACCCAACCCTCCAATCTTGGCATTATTTGCGTCAGTTTACTGTCCTGGGAACACAAGCTCTCATATTAGTACGAGCCTATGACTGACTATCTGTCTCCTCATCTTTTCTTGGCTGCTGTATCTCCCACATCCAGAAAAGCGCCTGGCACACAATCTGTGTTCAGTAAACAGTGgacttaataaatgaataaatggagtttctcttttcttttttttttttttaaagattttatttatttatttgatagagagagattacaagtaggcagagaggcaggcagagagagaggaggaagcaggctccctgctgagcagagagcccgatgcgggactcgatcccaggaccctgagatcatgacccgagccgaaggcagcggcccaacccactgagccacccaggcgccccgagtttctcttttccatcaaaatgattaaaacggggtgcctgggtggctcagctggttaagacgTCTGCCTTccgcacaggtcatgatctcagggtcctggaattgagcccccagtagggctccctgctccgtgggggagactgcttctccctctcacggcttcctccctgcttgtgcacgtgctcaaagaaagaaaaaaaaaaaaaaaaaaaaaaaaagaagaggcccTTTCCAGCCAGTTCACTTGCTCTGGCCTGTGTTGACACTCTGGCGTTTTGGGTTCAAAGACTGTCCGCAGGAGTCGGCGTGGGGTCAAGTGGACTGCAGGAGGGTACGGGAGTGGGGTGGTTGGACACAGTGCTGAGCGCCTCTTCTGTTAAGGGTCAGGTGGCACTGTGTTTGGCTGTCAGTAGGAGAGAGGACGGGACAAAGTGTTTGGCGGCGCTAGGTGGACTCACAGAGCCTCCAAGACCAGACTCCCGACGATTCCGCCTGGCCAACCGCCCCCACTGTGGCCCCGCCCCTTCCGGTCTCGCAGTTCCGCggtcttttctcttcttcactcGCGGAGTAACCTCAGTCCCGCCCCCAAAATCTTGTGCGTCCTCGTTATTGGTTCTCTCTAGCTTGCCGTGAAGCGACCCGTTCCTCATTGGTCACACGTTCTCCCGCGCCGCCACGCCAGCCATCACAACAACCGCCACGTGCTCAACAGTGGGGCCTGTTCTTTGGTCCCTAGTTCCGATCCGCCCACTACCCTGTCCCGCCCCCGGCTTCCCAGTTCCTCCTCCTATTGGTTACCGGGCCCAGGGTCCCTCCCTCGACCCTGGGCGTGCGGCGCCTCCGACGCGGATTGGCCGAATTCGAGAGTGAGGCGGGCTTTGGAGGCGGGTTAAAGAGCGCGCAGCAAGTTGGGCCACGCGTGTCAAAGAAGTTTCAATGGCGTGGCAGGGGCTGATGGCCGAGTTCCTGCAGGTGCCCGCGGTGACGCGGGCCTACACCGCGGCCTGCGTCCTTATCACCGCTGCTGTGGTAAGCTGGCTAGACGGGTGGGGGCATCTCCGTGGCTGCAGTCCGGGAGGGGTGTCGTCATGGTTACCTCTGCGTTCCGGGGGCACCACCTGACGCGTCCCTGGTTCCGCAGCAGCTGGAGCTCCTCAGCCCCTTCCAGCTCTATTTCAACCCACACCTCGTGTTCCGGAAGTTCCAGGTGAGGCGGCCCCGCTCATGGCACCTGACAGCCGGGCCCTGCCTGCCCTGCGCCTGACCGCCCGCCCgccttccttcccatctctgtAGGTCTGGAGGCTCGTCACCAACTTCCTCTTCTTTGGGCCGCTGGGATTCAGCTTCTTCTTCAACATGCTCTTCGTGTATCCTGCACCGTGCGGACCCAAGCGTGGGGCGGTGGGCGGGTCGCCGGGCTGGGGGATGCGCgctgtggggaaactgaggctctgccTGGTGACACTTCCTTTACGGACGCCGCAGGTTCCGCTACTGCCGCATGCTGGAGGAGGGCTCGTTCCGTGGCCGCACGGCCGACTTCGTCTTCATGTTCCTTTTCGGGGGTGTCCTCATGACCGTATCCTTTCCCGGGCTCTTAAACTGAAGGCCGCAGTGCCTCTGGTCCAGCCTGTGCTGGCCGGTGAGCGACAGAGTCGCTCCCTCCAGCTTAGGATGTATTTACCGTACATAGCGGACTCGGCTCCGGATGTCAACGCCAGCTCTTCAATGCTGTACACAAAATACTACAGGGCAATGTGCAGGGGAGCCGGGTGGCGTGGTTGGGGGCTGCGCCCTGCATGCCCATTGTCAGGAGAAACTGGGGCAATGACAGGCAGTGTTTGGAGGCTGGGGGTGGACAAGAAGGGCAGATCACTTGTGGGGCCTGAGGCCATAGTGTGGCCTTGATTGGAAGGGCACAGAGGGGTGATGAGAGAAGGGAAACTAGGGATGATTCCAGGGTGTTAGCAAGTCAGAGGGGCCCTGGGCAGGAGCTCTGAGGCCTGCACCAGGAGAAGGCCTCCAGCACCTTGACTCTGGCTCagctgctggggctcctgggcagccTCTTCTTCTTGGGCCAGGCACTCACAGTCATGCTGGTGTATGTATGGAGCCGCCGCAACCCCCAAGTGAGAGTCAACTTCTTCGGCCTCCTCACCTTCCAGGCACCATTCCTGCCCTGGGCACTTATGGGTTTCTCTCTGCTGTTGGGCAACTCCATTCTTGTGGACCTGCTGGGTAAGCCTGCCTGTGCATCCGCCCTCCCCATCTGGTACCTGATGGTCTTTGGGAGGACTCTCACctgtcctcccaccccctcttccaGACTTTCTAGCTCCTTTGTTCTCCCGGCCCCTGAATAACCCAGCCAGCTATGGGCTCCCCATATTCGGGTGTACTGATGCTCATGTGGGTCCTGACCAGAGATGAGCATACGGTGTGTCAAGGTGCCAGCCTTGACTCCTATTCCTCCCATGTTCtcaggccctcccctccccacgtCCTGCCCACTTCTGGGCCAGGTAAGCCTGTCCTTCAAGGTCAACCCTGTGCTGGCAGTCTGTGCAGAACACTGGGTACTCATAATCTGGGGCCTGAGTTGTTTGCCTGCCTGTGCATGGAAGGAGGGAGTAGGCTGTGAGGGCCTCGGGCTCTGGACCATGGAGAGTGGCCTCAGCCATTCAGGGTTCTCCTACAGGGATTGCTGTGGGCCACATTTACTACTTCCTAGAGGATGTCTTGCCCAACCAGCCTGGAGGCAAGAGGCTGCTACTGACCCCCAGTTTCCTGTGAGTGCTAGAGATAATTCTGCTACCCTCCCTCAGATGGCTTCCTGCACCAGTGGGAACGCCCGCTGGCCTCAGCTCAGTGTGGGCCCCTCCTTACAGGAAGCTGCTACTGGATGCCCCACAGGAGGACCCCAATTACCTGCCCCTCCCGGAGGAGGAGCCAGGACTCCTGCAGCAATGATCCTACCCAGGACCAGCCTGTTTTCCTGGCCTCTGGCAGGCCTCCATTCTACCCCTAACTCCCGATTACAGGAGAGCAACCTGTCCTGGAGACTGGGCTGGTGCCCAGGGCCCACCCAAATAAACAGAATGACCTGCATCTCATTGCCCGCAGCACTGGCTCCCTGCCTTGGCTGGCCACATCCTTCCACGGAGCTGGGCAGGTGTTGCTGGCCTTGACCTAGGACCACCAACCCTGGCCGGCCCTCTCAGACCAATTGTAGGTGGTAGGATGGGAGGCCCAAAGGGGGTCAAGAACCTGCCCACAGTTGCCCAGCAGCTTTGAGCTCACACATGGCATACTCAGGGTTCTTACTCCAgctttgccaacaccttgatgGAGCCTTGGGAAAATACCACCTGTACTGATCTCTGCTCTAGGCCAGGCAGCAAGGGGGTTGGCCAGGTTTCATTGGCTGGGGCCAGGACTGGGATGTTCCCATCATGCCAGGCCTAGGGGCTCCTGCCCATGGTACCCTCAGGCTGATGCCTCACTTGACTCTTTCTGTCCCTCACGGGCAACAAGGGGACCTTTGCCCCATTTTCCAGCTGAGCAGCCAAGGGACTTGGCCGAGGCTCCATGAAGTCAGGTGCAGGAGAGGGCCAGGACCGGGGTCCTCTGCCCTTTCTGCAACCCCAAAGCTTTGAGAAATTTTCACCTCAGCAGAGTTCTGCAAAGTTCTCTCCCTGATGTTTGTAGCTAAGGACCATGGGAGCCTGATCTGATACCACAGCTCACTTTTTACTTTGGTAAAGCGGGTACCAGACAGCCTGGCCAACTTTCCTCATTGCCCTAGACTAGTCATAATGACAGTTGATTCCTGGATGATCAACAGCAACGGTATTCCTCCAGCCCTAGGCTGTCACATTCACGGATGACACAAGTATTCATCATGGAGTCTGACCTAAATTTTGTAGGCAAACCGTGTGGAGTTGCAGCTGGCTCTGTAGGAGCACTGGGCTGGGTTGCCCAGAGGGGCTGAGGTGGGCAGTATTCAGTCCATCCCACCAGTTGCATGGGCACATGGACCAAGCAAACCCTTCAGCAATGGAGCCCACTTGTCTCCAAGGCCAGGAGAACCCA contains these protein-coding regions:
- the DERL3 gene encoding derlin-3 isoform X2: MAWQGLMAEFLQVPAVTRAYTAACVLITAAVLELLSPFQLYFNPHLVFRKFQVWRLVTNFLFFGPLGFSFFFNMLFVFRYCRMLEEGSFRGRTADFVFMFLFGGVLMTLLGLLGSLFFLGQALTVMLVYVWSRRNPQVRVNFFGLLTFQAPFLPWALMGFSLLLGNSILVDLLDGFLHQWERPLASAQCGPLLTGSCYWMPHRRTPITCPSRRRSQDSCSNDPTQDQPVFLASGRPPFYP
- the DERL3 gene encoding derlin-3 isoform X3, whose protein sequence is MAWQGLMAEFLQVPAVTRAYTAACVLITAAVQLELLSPFQLYFNPHLVFRKFQVWRLVTNFLFFGPLGFSFFFNMLFVFRYCRMLEEGSFRGRTADFVFMFLFGGVLMTLLGLLGSLFFLGQALTVMLVYVWSRRNPQVRVNFFGLLTFQAPFLPWALMGFSLLLGNSILVDLLGIAVGHIYYFLEDVLPNQPGGKRLLLTPSFLKLLLDAPQEDPNYLPLPEEEPGLLQQ
- the DERL3 gene encoding derlin-3 isoform X1, which translates into the protein MAWQGLMAEFLQVPAVTRAYTAACVLITAAVQLELLSPFQLYFNPHLVFRKFQVWRLVTNFLFFGPLGFSFFFNMLFVFRYCRMLEEGSFRGRTADFVFMFLFGGVLMTLLGLLGSLFFLGQALTVMLVYVWSRRNPQVRVNFFGLLTFQAPFLPWALMGFSLLLGNSILVDLLDGFLHQWERPLASAQCGPLLTGSCYWMPHRRTPITCPSRRRSQDSCSNDPTQDQPVFLASGRPPFYP
- the DERL3 gene encoding derlin-3 isoform X5 is translated as MAWQGLMAEFLQVPAVTRAYTAACVLITAAVQLELLSPFQLYFNPHLVFRKFQVWRLVTNFLFFGPLGFSFFFNMLFVFRYCRMLEEGSFRGRTADFVFMFLFGGVLMTLLGLLGSLFFLGQALTVMLVYVWSRRNPQVRVNFFGLLTFQAPFLPWALMGFSLLLGNSILVDLLGSCYWMPHRRTPITCPSRRRSQDSCSNDPTQDQPVFLASGRPPFYP
- the DERL3 gene encoding derlin-3 isoform X6, which encodes MAWQGLMAEFLQVPAVTRAYTAACVLITAAVVWRLVTNFLFFGPLGFSFFFNMLFVFRYCRMLEEGSFRGRTADFVFMFLFGGVLMTLLGLLGSLFFLGQALTVMLVYVWSRRNPQVRVNFFGLLTFQAPFLPWALMGFSLLLGNSILVDLLDGFLHQWERPLASAQCGPLLTGSCYWMPHRRTPITCPSRRRSQDSCSNDPTQDQPVFLASGRPPFYP
- the DERL3 gene encoding derlin-3 isoform X4 is translated as MAWQGLMAEFLQVPAVTRAYTAACVLITAAVLELLSPFQLYFNPHLVFRKFQVWRLVTNFLFFGPLGFSFFFNMLFVFRYCRMLEEGSFRGRTADFVFMFLFGGVLMTLLGLLGSLFFLGQALTVMLVYVWSRRNPQVRVNFFGLLTFQAPFLPWALMGFSLLLGNSILVDLLGIAVGHIYYFLEDVLPNQPGGKRLLLTPSFLKLLLDAPQEDPNYLPLPEEEPGLLQQ